The following proteins are encoded in a genomic region of Burkholderia cepacia:
- a CDS encoding metallophosphoesterase family protein, translating into MSSSTPTRPSRRKALQCMAFGGLGTLFTLSGGILTPFDLALAQTGDARPADAGKPLFVQISDTHIGFNKDANPDVSATLKQTIDLVNGMPAMPALAIHTGDITHLSKPEEFDHASQLLSALRVPELHTVPGEHDVTDGSGAEYFGRFGKASDNRGYYSFDHAGVHFIGLVNVMHFKPNGLGSFGDEQLAWLAQDLKGRSSSTPIVVFSHMPMWTIYEPWGWGTGDAPQTMALLRRFGSVTVLNGHIHQIVSKVEGNVTFHTARSTAFPQPTAGNGPGPVPLTVPHDRLPSMLGVTTVEFAGHPVASSLHDATLA; encoded by the coding sequence ATGTCTTCATCGACCCCTACCCGCCCGTCACGCCGCAAAGCCCTGCAATGCATGGCCTTCGGCGGCCTCGGCACGCTGTTTACGCTGTCGGGCGGCATCCTGACGCCGTTCGATCTCGCGCTCGCGCAGACCGGCGACGCGCGCCCGGCCGATGCGGGCAAGCCGCTGTTCGTGCAGATCAGCGACACGCACATCGGCTTCAACAAGGACGCGAATCCCGACGTATCGGCCACGCTGAAGCAGACGATCGATCTCGTCAACGGGATGCCCGCGATGCCCGCGCTGGCCATCCATACGGGCGACATCACGCACCTGTCCAAGCCCGAGGAATTCGACCACGCATCGCAGCTGCTGTCCGCGCTGCGCGTGCCGGAGCTGCACACGGTGCCCGGCGAACACGACGTCACCGATGGTTCGGGCGCCGAATATTTCGGCCGGTTCGGCAAGGCGTCGGACAACCGCGGCTATTACAGCTTCGATCATGCGGGCGTGCATTTCATCGGCCTCGTCAACGTGATGCATTTCAAGCCGAACGGGCTCGGCAGCTTCGGCGACGAACAGCTCGCGTGGCTCGCGCAGGACCTGAAGGGGCGCTCGTCGAGCACGCCGATCGTGGTGTTCTCGCACATGCCGATGTGGACCATCTACGAACCGTGGGGCTGGGGCACCGGCGACGCGCCGCAGACGATGGCTCTGCTGCGCCGCTTCGGCTCGGTCACCGTGCTGAACGGACACATCCACCAGATCGTGTCGAAAGTCGAAGGCAACGTGACGTTCCACACCGCGCGCTCCACCGCGTTCCCGCAGCCGACGGCCGGCAATGGCCCGGGCCCCGTGCCGCTCACGGTGCCGCATGACCGGCTGCCGTCGATGCTCGGCGTGACGACCGTCGAATTCGCCGGCCATCCGGTCGCGTCGTCGCTGCACGACGCGACGCTGGCCTGA
- a CDS encoding cupin domain-containing protein: MPRIDLSTVPERRGSGYPRPFDAPCAQRVRQRLGDAGGLRDFGVNLMRVPPGGWSAQRHWHSDEDEFVYVLEGELVMIEDGGETVLRAGDCAAFPKNSGNGHHLLNRSDALAVYLEVGSRSPDDVITCADIDMMSPSRDGRFLHKDGTPYPDA; encoded by the coding sequence ATGCCCAGGATCGATCTCAGCACCGTGCCCGAGCGCCGCGGTAGCGGCTATCCGCGGCCGTTCGACGCGCCGTGCGCGCAGCGCGTCCGCCAGCGTCTCGGCGACGCCGGCGGGCTGCGTGATTTCGGCGTCAACCTGATGCGCGTGCCGCCCGGCGGCTGGTCGGCCCAGCGCCACTGGCATTCCGACGAGGACGAATTCGTCTATGTGCTCGAAGGCGAACTCGTGATGATCGAGGACGGCGGCGAGACCGTGCTGCGCGCAGGCGACTGCGCGGCGTTTCCGAAAAACTCGGGCAACGGTCATCACCTGCTCAACCGGTCGGACGCGCTCGCCGTCTATCTCGAGGTGGGCTCGCGTTCGCCGGACGACGTGATCACCTGCGCGGACATCGACATGATGAGCCCGAGCCGCGACGGCCGGTTCCTGCACAAGGACGGCACGCCCTACCCGGATGCCTGA
- a CDS encoding HAD family hydrolase, whose amino-acid sequence MSVRAVIFDFDLTLADSSAAIIECTEYALHQLGAAGATPAQIGAVIGLTLPQMFHSLTGETEPARADAFARHFVARADEIMVPGTRIYPEVPLLLAQLREQGLAVAIVSSKFRYRIEAILERNGLQTLVDVLIGGEDVQRHKPDPEGLVQALARLDLPARAAIYVGDHAVDAQAAERAGVPFVGAVTGMTSFDAWARAGKQAVSTHIGELAAIVRRMQRESGQASGPHDA is encoded by the coding sequence ATGTCTGTTCGCGCCGTCATCTTCGACTTCGATCTGACGCTGGCGGATTCGTCCGCGGCGATCATCGAATGCACGGAATACGCGTTGCATCAGCTTGGCGCGGCAGGCGCGACGCCGGCGCAGATCGGCGCCGTGATCGGGCTGACGCTGCCGCAGATGTTCCACTCGTTGACGGGCGAAACCGAACCGGCGCGGGCCGACGCGTTCGCACGGCACTTCGTGGCGCGTGCCGACGAGATCATGGTGCCCGGTACGCGCATCTATCCCGAGGTGCCGCTGCTGCTCGCGCAGTTGCGCGAGCAGGGGCTTGCGGTCGCGATCGTATCGTCCAAGTTTCGCTACCGGATCGAGGCGATTCTCGAACGCAACGGTTTGCAGACGCTGGTCGACGTGTTGATCGGCGGGGAAGACGTGCAGCGTCACAAGCCGGATCCCGAAGGGCTCGTGCAGGCACTCGCGCGGCTCGATCTGCCGGCCCGCGCGGCGATCTACGTAGGCGACCATGCGGTGGACGCGCAGGCTGCCGAGCGCGCCGGCGTGCCGTTCGTCGGCGCGGTGACCGGCATGACGTCGTTCGACGCGTGGGCGCGCGCGGGCAAGCAGGCGGTCTCCACGCATATCGGCGAACTGGCCGCGATCGTGCGGCGGATGCAGCGCGAGTCGGGCCAGGCGTCCGGCCCGCACGACGCCTGA
- a CDS encoding MFS transporter: MNHLRWKIVALLVAPLTFVMTLDRAAMAVTAPTIQGELGLSIVEMSMILTIYFWAYAIGQIPAGRAAERFGSRSVLFGTSTLWSLMMIVTPFGSSFAWLFGCRLVLGGAQSADWSSSVVALKRWFPAGERAKGNAVLLAGLYLGPIVSAPLTAWTIVHFGWHAVFYGFGALGLLLGAIWWFCYRDAPASHPLITQAEADYIAAGQPPGHTAVSGSLVRCLRLGRFWIFGIQYFLLVLIQSFYTTWLPTYLMRARGLSLKAMGVYASLPWVAVFVAVFVAGAVSDRLLGKTGSIYWARTPVAIAGFVVSALALVAASRAEAMAAVIALLCLSFAAVGFVQVVVWSAAQDLGRPFAGVMSGWTNVWGALSNVAGPMALALVVKVTGSWSSGMVVIGAAAACGAVLWLFVHPERPLLAVAAGGLPPAAGGRNAPRGDARKTRADAGRVSEPTD; the protein is encoded by the coding sequence GTGAACCATCTCCGCTGGAAGATCGTCGCGTTGCTGGTCGCACCGTTGACCTTCGTGATGACGCTCGATCGCGCGGCGATGGCCGTGACCGCGCCGACGATCCAGGGCGAACTCGGCCTGTCGATCGTCGAGATGTCGATGATCCTGACGATCTACTTCTGGGCCTATGCGATCGGCCAGATTCCGGCCGGACGCGCGGCCGAACGCTTCGGGTCGCGCAGCGTGCTGTTCGGCACGAGCACGCTGTGGTCGCTGATGATGATCGTCACGCCGTTCGGCAGTTCGTTCGCCTGGCTGTTCGGTTGCCGGCTGGTGCTCGGCGGCGCGCAGTCGGCCGACTGGTCGAGCAGTGTCGTTGCGCTCAAGCGCTGGTTTCCGGCCGGCGAACGCGCGAAAGGCAACGCGGTGCTGCTCGCGGGGCTGTATCTGGGGCCGATCGTGTCGGCGCCGCTTACGGCCTGGACGATCGTCCATTTCGGCTGGCATGCCGTCTTCTACGGATTCGGTGCGCTCGGCCTGCTGCTCGGCGCAATCTGGTGGTTCTGCTACCGCGATGCGCCGGCGTCGCATCCGCTCATCACCCAGGCCGAAGCCGACTACATCGCGGCCGGCCAGCCGCCCGGCCATACGGCCGTGTCGGGTTCGCTCGTGCGTTGCCTGCGGTTGGGGCGCTTCTGGATCTTCGGCATCCAGTATTTCCTGCTCGTGCTGATCCAGAGCTTCTACACGACGTGGCTGCCGACCTACCTGATGCGCGCGCGCGGACTGTCGCTGAAGGCGATGGGGGTGTATGCGTCGCTGCCGTGGGTTGCCGTGTTCGTGGCGGTATTCGTCGCGGGCGCCGTCAGCGACCGGTTACTGGGGAAAACGGGCTCGATCTACTGGGCGCGCACGCCGGTCGCGATCGCGGGATTCGTCGTGAGCGCACTGGCACTGGTCGCCGCGTCGCGTGCGGAGGCGATGGCCGCGGTCATCGCGCTGCTGTGCCTGTCGTTTGCGGCCGTCGGGTTCGTGCAGGTCGTCGTGTGGTCGGCCGCGCAGGATCTCGGGCGGCCGTTCGCCGGCGTGATGTCGGGCTGGACCAACGTGTGGGGTGCGCTGTCGAACGTCGCGGGCCCGATGGCGCTCGCGCTCGTCGTCAAGGTCACCGGCAGCTGGAGCAGCGGGATGGTCGTGATCGGCGCCGCGGCGGCGTGCGGCGCGGTGCTGTGGCTGTTCGTGCATCCCGAGCGCCCGTTGCTTGCCGTGGCGGCGGGCGGCTTGCCGCCGGCGGCAGGGGGCCGGAACGCGCCACGCGGCGATGCGCGCAAAACCCGGGCCGACGCCGGGCGGGTTTCCGAACCGACCGACTGA
- a CDS encoding alpha/beta hydrolase, which yields MSVISVAFASIRRLRVLPVARFLSPAIPLAAAIGVLGGAHRAEAATPTQRERLEAPVKAVADQRLTLDTPQGSAMLPVYADHPVDNAAPDVTRVFIVIHGTLRNADAYYASGRKVVEKAGAAGDGTMVVAPQFLTRADTRAFSLPASTLAWTQEGWKGGEPARQPGPISSFAALDALLAHFADRSLYPSLSTVVVIGHSAGAQLLQRYAVAGREGDALARAGIAVRYVVANPSSYLYFDDERPNADAIAGGTCPRATQWKYGLKSAPPYVASQDVRELETRYVARHVVYLLGQADTNPYTHFIDRSCAAMAQGPYRLARGLAYFDYLKKRHPDDLAQQVVEVPGVGHDGLGMFTSACGLAVLFGQTLPQSCPVVAGTAPDVPAPDENRSIRKMHESAR from the coding sequence ATGTCCGTCATTTCCGTTGCCTTTGCAAGCATCCGGCGCTTACGCGTGCTGCCGGTCGCACGCTTCCTGTCGCCCGCGATTCCGCTCGCGGCAGCCATCGGCGTCCTGGGTGGCGCGCACCGGGCCGAAGCCGCGACGCCCACCCAGCGCGAACGTCTCGAGGCGCCGGTGAAGGCCGTCGCCGACCAGCGCTTGACCCTCGACACGCCGCAGGGCAGCGCGATGTTGCCCGTGTACGCCGACCATCCAGTCGACAACGCGGCACCCGACGTCACGCGCGTGTTCATCGTGATTCACGGCACGCTTCGCAACGCCGACGCTTACTACGCGTCGGGGCGCAAGGTCGTCGAGAAGGCCGGCGCGGCTGGCGACGGCACGATGGTTGTCGCGCCGCAGTTCCTGACGCGCGCCGATACGCGGGCGTTCTCGTTGCCCGCATCGACGCTCGCGTGGACCCAGGAAGGATGGAAGGGCGGCGAGCCGGCCCGCCAGCCGGGCCCGATCAGCTCGTTTGCCGCGCTCGACGCGTTGCTCGCGCATTTCGCCGACCGCAGCCTGTATCCGTCTCTGTCGACCGTCGTCGTGATCGGCCATTCCGCCGGCGCGCAGCTGCTGCAGCGCTACGCGGTGGCCGGGCGCGAAGGCGACGCGCTCGCACGTGCCGGCATCGCCGTGCGCTACGTGGTCGCGAACCCGTCGAGCTACCTGTATTTCGACGACGAGCGGCCGAATGCCGACGCGATCGCGGGTGGCACCTGCCCGCGCGCGACGCAATGGAAATACGGGCTGAAGTCGGCGCCGCCTTACGTCGCGTCGCAGGACGTGCGCGAACTCGAAACGCGCTACGTCGCGCGCCATGTCGTGTACCTGCTCGGGCAGGCCGACACGAACCCGTACACGCATTTCATCGACCGTTCGTGCGCGGCGATGGCGCAAGGCCCGTACCGGCTCGCGCGCGGGCTCGCTTATTTCGATTACCTGAAGAAGCGGCACCCGGACGATCTCGCGCAGCAGGTCGTCGAAGTGCCGGGCGTCGGGCATGACGGTCTCGGCATGTTCACGTCCGCTTGCGGGCTGGCCGTGCTGTTCGGGCAGACCTTGCCGCAATCGTGTCCGGTGGTGGCCGGCACCGCGCCGGACGTGCCCGCGCCCGACGAAAACCGATCGATCAGAAAAATGCACGAATCGGCAAGATAA
- a CDS encoding ABC transporter permease — MDLSFFDPNRTANASAWRVLPNRWDAVAFPLIIGILAMAIVGFHQTMAPIGVLQTQKISLDPWNLPEYALRTTLRMLAAMVASLVFTLVYGTLAAKSRRAGMVLIPILDILQSVPVLGYISFTVTFFLALFPGRVLGAELAAIFAIFTSQAWNMTFSFYQSLRTVPRDLSEVSRGFHLTQWQRFWKLEVPFSMPGLIWNMMMSMSGGWFFVVASEAITVGNQTITLPGIGAYLAQAISDKNLGAVGWVIVAMSVVILAYDQFLFRPLVAWADKFRMENTASGDAPQSWLLDMMRRTHLIHQLLVPAGWLLSQAARIPLRLPSMKGTRSRGATSRRSSRIGDIVWGAFVILLTAYVAWRVVSFVATGVTMGEVGHVLVLGLITLLRVLVLIAIASVIWVPLGVLIGLRPKLAEKIQPLAQFLAAFPANLLFPVFVIVIVRFHLNADIWLSPLIVLGTQWYILFNVIAGAMSYPNDYKEATKNFRIRGWQWWRQAILPGIFPYYVTGAITASGGAWNASIVSEFVQWGDTKVVAHGLGAYIAQTTAAGDFPKIILGIAVMSLFVTLFNRLLWRPMYAYAESRLRLD, encoded by the coding sequence ATGGATCTCAGTTTCTTCGACCCGAACCGCACCGCCAACGCGTCCGCGTGGCGCGTGCTCCCCAATCGCTGGGACGCCGTCGCGTTTCCGCTGATCATCGGCATACTCGCGATGGCGATCGTCGGTTTTCACCAGACGATGGCGCCGATCGGCGTACTGCAGACGCAGAAGATCTCGCTCGATCCGTGGAACCTGCCTGAATACGCGCTGCGCACCACGCTGCGGATGCTCGCCGCGATGGTCGCGTCGCTCGTGTTCACGCTCGTCTACGGCACGCTCGCGGCCAAGAGCCGCCGCGCGGGCATGGTGCTGATCCCGATCCTCGACATCCTGCAGTCGGTGCCGGTGCTCGGCTATATCTCGTTCACCGTCACGTTCTTCCTCGCGCTGTTTCCGGGCCGCGTGCTCGGCGCCGAGCTCGCGGCGATCTTCGCGATCTTCACGAGCCAGGCGTGGAACATGACGTTCAGCTTTTATCAGTCGCTGCGCACGGTGCCGCGCGACCTGAGCGAAGTGTCACGCGGCTTCCACCTGACGCAGTGGCAGCGCTTCTGGAAGCTCGAAGTGCCGTTCTCGATGCCGGGCCTGATCTGGAACATGATGATGTCGATGTCGGGCGGCTGGTTCTTCGTCGTCGCGTCGGAGGCGATCACCGTCGGCAACCAGACGATCACGCTGCCGGGCATCGGCGCGTATCTCGCGCAGGCGATCTCGGACAAGAACCTCGGCGCGGTCGGCTGGGTGATCGTCGCGATGTCGGTCGTGATCCTGGCCTATGACCAGTTCCTGTTCCGTCCGCTCGTCGCCTGGGCCGACAAGTTCCGGATGGAGAACACCGCGTCGGGCGATGCGCCGCAATCGTGGCTGCTCGACATGATGCGCCGCACGCACCTGATCCATCAGCTGCTCGTGCCGGCCGGCTGGCTTCTGTCGCAGGCTGCGCGGATTCCGCTGCGCCTGCCGTCGATGAAGGGCACGCGCTCGCGCGGCGCGACGTCGCGCCGTTCGTCGCGCATCGGCGACATCGTGTGGGGCGCGTTCGTGATCCTGCTGACGGCGTACGTCGCGTGGCGCGTCGTCAGCTTCGTTGCGACCGGCGTGACGATGGGCGAGGTCGGGCACGTGCTCGTGCTCGGGCTCATCACGCTGCTGCGCGTGCTGGTGCTGATCGCGATCGCGTCGGTGATCTGGGTGCCGCTCGGCGTGCTGATCGGGTTGCGCCCGAAGCTGGCCGAGAAGATCCAGCCGCTCGCGCAGTTCCTCGCGGCGTTCCCGGCGAACCTGCTGTTCCCGGTGTTCGTGATCGTGATCGTGCGTTTCCACCTGAACGCGGACATCTGGCTGTCGCCGCTGATCGTGCTCGGCACGCAGTGGTACATCCTGTTCAACGTGATCGCCGGCGCGATGTCCTATCCGAACGACTACAAGGAAGCGACGAAGAATTTCCGCATCCGCGGCTGGCAGTGGTGGCGGCAGGCGATCCTGCCGGGCATCTTCCCGTACTACGTGACCGGCGCCATTACCGCGTCGGGCGGCGCGTGGAACGCGAGCATCGTGTCGGAGTTCGTGCAGTGGGGCGACACGAAGGTCGTCGCGCACGGCCTTGGCGCGTACATCGCGCAGACCACCGCCGCCGGCGATTTTCCGAAGATCATCCTGGGCATCGCCGTGATGTCCCTGTTCGTTACCCTGTTCAACCGTCTGCTGTGGCGTCCGATGTACGCCTACGCGGAATCCCGGCTCCGTCTCGATTGA
- a CDS encoding inorganic phosphate transporter, translated as MPNLAATETSSAASNRTRTISLALFFLIIACGIVYVGVHLSADLSPVKESSVLPFLLLIVALLIALGFEFVNGFHDTANAVATVIYTHSLDPHLAVVWSGLWNLCGVLVSSGAVAFGILQLLPVELILQVGSGSGFAMVFALLIAAVTWNLATWYFGLPSSSSHTLVGSIIGVGLMNQIVSGPSGTSGVDWNQALGVGKALLFSPLIGFVLSALVLLLLKALVRVPALYQEPKGNKPPPFWIRLLLILTCTGVSFAHGSNDGQKGMGLIMLILIGVMPTAYALNKAVTPDQTSTFVAVARHASTTLVKYADPAVQSANPRADVEAYVRTHKLTPVTIPALGKLTDTIADQVAQAGGISSVPQNLVDNVRNNMYVASEAIRLMEKAKAPAFSVEDASALEAFKKQMDRATKFIPTWVKVAVAIALGLGTMVGWKRIVVTVGEKIGKSHLTYGQGASAEAVAMLTIGMADAYGLPVSTTHVLASGVAGTMTASGAGLRWDTVRNLVLAWVLTLPASIALSAALYWALHGLF; from the coding sequence ATGCCGAATCTCGCGGCAACGGAAACCAGCAGCGCGGCCAGCAACCGCACGCGCACCATCAGCCTCGCGCTGTTTTTTCTGATCATTGCCTGCGGCATCGTCTATGTCGGCGTTCATCTCAGTGCCGATCTCAGCCCCGTCAAGGAAAGCTCGGTCCTCCCGTTTCTGCTGCTGATCGTCGCGTTGCTGATCGCGCTCGGCTTCGAATTCGTGAACGGTTTTCACGACACCGCGAACGCGGTCGCGACCGTCATCTATACGCATTCGCTCGATCCGCACCTCGCGGTCGTCTGGTCGGGCCTGTGGAACCTGTGCGGCGTGCTCGTGTCGAGCGGCGCCGTCGCGTTCGGCATCCTGCAGTTGCTGCCGGTCGAGCTGATCCTGCAGGTCGGCAGCGGTTCGGGCTTCGCGATGGTGTTCGCGTTGCTGATCGCGGCCGTCACGTGGAACCTCGCGACCTGGTATTTCGGCCTGCCGTCGTCGAGCTCGCACACGCTCGTCGGCTCGATCATCGGCGTCGGCCTGATGAACCAGATCGTCAGCGGCCCGTCGGGCACGAGCGGCGTCGACTGGAACCAGGCGCTCGGCGTCGGCAAGGCGCTGCTGTTCTCGCCGCTGATCGGCTTCGTGCTGTCCGCGCTGGTGCTGTTGTTGCTGAAGGCGCTCGTGCGCGTGCCGGCGCTGTACCAGGAGCCGAAGGGCAACAAGCCTCCGCCGTTCTGGATTCGGCTGCTGCTGATCCTGACCTGCACGGGCGTGTCGTTCGCGCACGGCTCGAACGACGGTCAGAAGGGCATGGGCCTGATCATGCTGATCCTGATCGGCGTGATGCCGACTGCGTATGCACTGAACAAGGCCGTGACGCCGGACCAGACGAGCACCTTCGTCGCGGTTGCGCGCCATGCGTCGACGACGCTCGTCAAGTACGCGGACCCGGCCGTGCAGTCCGCCAATCCGCGTGCCGATGTCGAAGCGTACGTGCGCACGCACAAGCTGACGCCCGTGACGATTCCCGCGCTCGGCAAGCTCACCGACACGATCGCCGACCAGGTCGCACAGGCCGGCGGCATCTCGAGCGTGCCGCAGAACCTCGTCGACAACGTGCGCAACAACATGTACGTCGCGTCCGAGGCGATCCGCCTGATGGAGAAGGCGAAGGCGCCGGCGTTCTCGGTCGAGGACGCGAGCGCGCTCGAAGCGTTCAAGAAGCAGATGGACCGCGCGACGAAATTCATCCCGACCTGGGTGAAGGTCGCGGTCGCGATTGCACTCGGCCTCGGCACGATGGTCGGCTGGAAGCGGATCGTCGTGACGGTCGGCGAGAAGATCGGCAAGTCGCATCTCACGTACGGACAGGGCGCGTCGGCCGAAGCCGTTGCGATGCTGACGATCGGCATGGCCGACGCGTACGGGCTGCCGGTGTCGACGACGCACGTGCTCGCGTCCGGCGTGGCCGGCACGATGACGGCGAGCGGCGCGGGCCTGCGCTGGGATACCGTGCGCAACCTCGTGCTCGCGTGGGTGCTGACGCTGCCCGCATCGATCGCGCTGTCGGCTGCGTTGTACTGGGCGCTGCACGGGCTGTTCTGA
- a CDS encoding patatin-like phospholipase family protein gives MTASQPARMDLPGQVVLVLQGGGALGAFQLGVFQAMDEAGIRPDWVVGTSIGAINAALIAGNPPERRYDKLSAFWHRVTERTRFDVSPLLPGWDRTLAELMIIGGGIAGFFQPNPASWLGPMARLGVDRASYYRIAPLRDTLASLIDPALLNAGHPRLTVSAVNACTGTMRYFDSRDTRLGIEHIMSSGALPPAFPAIRIDGEPYWDGGVYSNTPVEVVLDDNPRRSSIIFSVQMWNPAGPEPESIWQVSERQKDIQYASRTDSHIARQQQIHRLRHVIRELVRHVPEAERASPAVRRLAAWGCETTMHLVKLAAPRLASDNQLKDIDFTPAGIAARRQAGYDAAKRAIAARPWDLPTDPTEGLTVFDPDAAPVAGKTA, from the coding sequence ATGACCGCGAGCCAGCCGGCACGAATGGACCTCCCCGGGCAAGTCGTGCTCGTGCTCCAGGGCGGCGGCGCACTGGGCGCGTTCCAGCTCGGCGTCTTCCAGGCGATGGACGAAGCCGGGATCCGGCCCGACTGGGTGGTCGGCACGTCGATCGGCGCGATCAACGCGGCGCTGATCGCCGGAAATCCACCGGAACGGCGCTACGACAAGCTGTCGGCGTTCTGGCATCGCGTGACCGAGCGGACCCGTTTCGACGTCTCGCCGCTGCTGCCCGGCTGGGACCGGACACTGGCCGAGCTGATGATCATCGGCGGCGGCATCGCGGGATTCTTCCAGCCCAACCCGGCGTCGTGGCTCGGGCCGATGGCGCGCCTCGGCGTCGATCGCGCGTCGTACTACAGGATCGCGCCGCTACGCGACACGCTCGCGTCGCTGATCGATCCCGCCCTGCTGAACGCGGGCCATCCGCGCCTGACCGTCAGCGCGGTCAACGCATGCACGGGCACGATGCGCTATTTCGATTCGCGCGACACGCGGCTCGGGATCGAGCACATCATGAGTTCGGGCGCGCTGCCGCCCGCGTTTCCGGCGATACGGATCGACGGCGAGCCGTACTGGGACGGCGGTGTGTATTCGAATACGCCGGTCGAGGTCGTGCTCGACGACAACCCGCGCCGCAGCTCGATCATCTTCTCGGTGCAGATGTGGAATCCGGCGGGCCCCGAACCCGAGAGCATCTGGCAAGTGTCGGAACGGCAGAAGGACATCCAGTACGCGAGCCGCACCGACAGCCACATCGCGCGCCAGCAACAGATTCACCGGCTGCGCCACGTGATCCGCGAACTGGTCCGGCACGTGCCGGAAGCCGAACGCGCGTCGCCGGCCGTGCGCCGGCTCGCCGCGTGGGGATGCGAGACGACGATGCACCTGGTCAAGCTCGCGGCGCCGCGCCTCGCCAGCGACAACCAGTTGAAGGACATCGATTTCACGCCGGCCGGCATCGCGGCGCGCCGGCAGGCCGGCTATGACGCGGCGAAACGGGCGATCGCCGCGCGTCCGTGGGACTTGCCGACGGACCCGACGGAAGGCTTGACGGTGTTCGATCCGGACGCCGCGCCGGTCGCCGGAAAAACGGCATGA
- a CDS encoding cupredoxin domain-containing protein yields MIRFKPSRIVATLILCAAAAGTPLAAFAQGPDGTLVTIRNFMFSPMSTTIKAGTTITWKNLDGEPHTVVNDAGIFHSSALDQGDTYSFRFDKPGVYKVFCGIHPYMKETITVE; encoded by the coding sequence ATGATCCGCTTCAAGCCATCCCGAATCGTCGCGACGCTGATCCTGTGCGCGGCGGCCGCCGGCACGCCGCTCGCCGCGTTCGCGCAGGGTCCGGACGGCACGCTCGTGACGATCCGCAATTTCATGTTTTCGCCGATGTCGACCACGATCAAGGCCGGCACGACGATCACGTGGAAGAACCTCGACGGGGAACCGCACACCGTCGTCAACGACGCCGGCATCTTTCACTCGTCGGCGCTCGACCAGGGCGACACGTACTCGTTCCGCTTCGACAAACCGGGCGTCTACAAGGTGTTCTGCGGGATTCACCCGTACATGAAGGAGACGATCACCGTCGAATGA